In a genomic window of Demequina muriae:
- the recR gene encoding recombination mediator RecR: MYDGAVQDLIDELGHLPGIGPKSAQRIAFHILATDATDVQRLAEAITTVKERVRFCDTCGNVAESEQCRICADTRRLTDVLCVVEEPKDVVAIERTREYRGRYHVLGGAIDPMNGVGPDDLRIRQLLTRLGDGAIEEVIIATDPNIEGEATATYLTRMLVPMGVGVSRLASGLPVGGDLEYADEVTLGRAFEGRRRVT; the protein is encoded by the coding sequence ATGTATGACGGCGCAGTTCAGGACCTGATCGACGAGCTCGGGCACCTCCCCGGGATCGGACCCAAGAGCGCCCAGCGCATCGCGTTCCACATCCTCGCGACGGACGCCACCGACGTGCAGCGTCTCGCAGAGGCGATCACCACGGTGAAGGAGCGCGTGCGATTCTGCGACACGTGCGGCAACGTGGCCGAGTCCGAGCAGTGCCGGATCTGCGCCGACACTCGCCGCCTCACCGACGTGCTGTGCGTGGTCGAAGAGCCCAAGGACGTCGTCGCGATCGAGCGCACGCGCGAGTACCGGGGGCGCTATCACGTGCTCGGCGGCGCAATCGACCCGATGAACGGCGTCGGCCCCGACGACCTGCGCATCCGGCAGCTGCTGACGCGGTTGGGGGATGGCGCGATCGAAGAGGTCATCATCGCGACCGACCCCAACATCGAGGGCGAGGCGACCGCGACCTACCTCACTCGCATGCTCGTCCCCATGGGCGTGGGGGTGTCGCGTCTCGCTTCCGGGCTGCCGGTGGGCGGCGACCTCGAGTACGCGGACGAGGTCACGCTCGGGCGTGCCTTCGAGGGGCGCCGTCGCGTCACCTGA
- a CDS encoding DNA-3-methyladenine glycosylase, translating to MLRSDLARPAHEVAPTLLGARLTHASADGAVTVEITEVEAYSGETDPASHAHRGQTARNQVMFGEAGHLYVYLSYGMHWCANIVTGAAGQASGVLLRAGRVVDGLELARQRRGTTVPDRSLARGPACMTQALGIDTGLSAADVLAGPPLSLDSGRTIEPSVVAAGPRVGVRLAADVPWRFWIANDPTVSAYKRNPRAEPPAPLL from the coding sequence ATGCTGAGATCCGATCTGGCCCGCCCCGCGCACGAGGTCGCCCCGACCCTGCTGGGCGCGCGACTGACCCACGCCTCTGCCGACGGAGCCGTGACCGTCGAGATCACCGAGGTCGAGGCGTATTCGGGCGAGACTGACCCGGCGTCGCACGCCCACCGGGGGCAGACCGCTCGCAACCAGGTGATGTTCGGCGAGGCCGGACACCTGTACGTGTACCTCTCTTATGGCATGCACTGGTGTGCCAACATCGTCACGGGTGCCGCCGGTCAGGCCAGCGGGGTGCTGCTGCGCGCCGGACGAGTGGTGGACGGCCTCGAACTGGCCCGCCAGCGCCGTGGAACCACGGTCCCCGACCGGAGCCTGGCGCGCGGCCCCGCCTGCATGACGCAAGCACTCGGCATCGACACCGGTCTCAGCGCCGCCGACGTCCTCGCCGGCCCACCGCTCTCGCTCGACTCCGGGCGGACCATCGAGCCTTCCGTGGTCGCCGCCGGTCCGCGCGTGGGCGTCCGACTGGCAGCAGACGTGCCATGGCGGTTCTGGATCGCGAACGACCCCACAGTGTCGGCCTACAAGCGCAACCCCAGAGCCGAGCCTCCCGCACCCCTCCTGTGA